The Rhodothermales bacterium genomic sequence ATCGACGATCGCGTCCTTGATGCGCAACGCGGCGTATTTCGAGTGGCGGATCTTGCTGTTGGAGACATTGGCGGAAACGGCAAACGTCTGGTCGGCTTGCATGAAATCCGTCCACTCGATCCCCATGGCCGTCCGGTAGAGGTAGTCCGGATTGTGGCAGTGGAACGCCGCGATGGGGGCGAGGACGCGCGTGATGAGACGGGAGCCGTAGACGATGCGGTAGAGCGAGGGCGGATTGGCGTCGAAAAAGATCCCACGGTACGAGGTGGAGACTCCGCGCGCGCCGAGTTCGGTGAGTTCTAGGGCGCCAAGTTCTTCGGTGCTGTGCGCGATCTGGGCGAAGAAGCGGCGGTTTTCCTGGTAGAGGTACATAGTGGGGTCAGGGTTGGAAGAGGCCTTTATAGCCTCAGCCGGCGGGGATGTTCGGTGGAGTGTTTCAGGTTCGACGTTTAGAAACTGTTGAGATTTGAACAACCAAAGGCATAGTCATCCCCCGGCTTTGACCGGGGGATGACTTACTCACTATGCAAAACGCAAATCTCGACGATTTCTTAATGGTTAAGGAATTGGGTAAGCCGTGCGCGGTGCAACGAAGCCTCGATCCTGGCCATAGCCTATTATTGATTTTGATTGTATTTTAGCGCCGGCCTGCGCTCTCGCTCAATCAATGTCTCTGTCTATGAGGATCCGGACGTGTTCGATTTGCCTGCCTGGCATGGTCTTGACCCTGGCGATCTTCGTGGCCAGCGCGCACGCGCAGCCGGTTCAGTTTCAGCGCTACTCCACCGCCGAGGGCCTGTCCAGCCACGCTGTTACGGCCGTCTTGCAGGATTCCAGAGGGTTCGTGTGGGTTGGGACATACGACGGGCTCAACCGCTACGACGGGCGCCGATTCGTGCGTTATCCTGTCGGCGGCGCCTATCTGACGGATGACGCGGTGTTGCCGGGGGCCCTTCTTGAGCACGCCGGCGGTCTCTGGATCGGCACGGTGAACGGCCTCAATCGGCTCGATCTGGCGACGAACCGGGTCGATCGATTCCTGGAGGCGTCGCCAGCCGATGCCGCGCCGGTGGCGGGCGCGATCACCAGCATGGCCGCCACCGATACGGCATCGCTCTGGGTGGGTACGCGCAGTGGGCTCTGGCGATTGGATATCGCGACCCGCACGATGGAAGCCTATGCCGTCGATGCGGACACCATTCCGGGCGCGCGGCTTGTCATGGCGCTTCACGTGGACGCGACCGGTGGGCTCTGGACCGGCACGAGCTCTGGCCTGTACCGCTTCGATGCCGGCCGCAACGCCTTTTCGCGGGTCGAAACGCCCGAGCCCCTGCCCGTTGTGCCGGTCACCGCGCTGCAAACGATGTCGGACGGTGCCTTGTGGATGGGGATCCTCGGCGGCGGCGTCATACGGCTTGAACCAGGCTCCCGGGCCTGGGCCACGGTCCGGCGTCCCCGCGAGGTGGTCAATGCCGAACATCACCGGGTGTACGCGATGGCGGAGGACCACGCCGGCACGATCTGGATCACGTCGTTTGGGGACGGTGTCTGTGCCTATGGAGGAGCGCCGGACGCCTGGTCTTGCGCCACGCACGCGCTGGATGATCCTCGATCGCTTTCGGATAATCAGACGACTTCTCTCCACGTAGATCGTTCAGGAAATCTCTTTGTGGGCACCTGGAACGGCCTCAGCAAGCTCAGGTCGCCCAAAGCGTTTACGGTCTACCCGGCCGATCACGACGCGCCGGGTCTCCATCTGTCGCATCCCCGGGTGAACGCCATCCACGAGGCCCGCGACGGCGCGCTGTGGGTGGGGCTGTACGGGGAGGTTGGATCGGCTGGATCGAGCGGCCGGCACACGCTCGCACTTCGAAGGACGCCCGGATCGCGACAGCCTCAGCAGCAATGAGGTGTGGGACATCACAGAGGATAACGCCGGCGACATCTGGGTTGCGACAGGTGGGGGTGGCGTCAACCGGTTTAATCCGGCTCGACGGGCCTTCACGCGATACCTACCGATTCCGGGTGATTCCACCAGTCTACCCGACGCGCTGACCTACTCCGTGTTTGAGGATAGTAGGCAACGGCTCTGGATTGGCACCGTGACCCGGAGTCTGGCGCGGTACGACCGGGCGACGGACTCGTTTGTGTGGTATCCTCCCGGCGCCGGCCCT encodes the following:
- a CDS encoding two-component regulator propeller domain-containing protein; this encodes MVLTLAIFVASAHAQPVQFQRYSTAEGLSSHAVTAVLQDSRGFVWVGTYDGLNRYDGRRFVRYPVGGAYLTDDAVLPGALLEHAGGLWIGTVNGLNRLDLATNRVDRFLEASPADAAPVAGAITSMAATDTASLWVGTRSGLWRLDIATRTMEAYAVDADTIPGARLVMALHVDATGGLWTGTSSGLYRFDAGRNAFSRVETPEPLPVVPVTALQTMSDGALWMGILGGGVIRLEPGSRAWATVRRPREVVNAEHHRVYAMAEDHAGTIWITSFGDGVCAYGGAPDAWSCATHALDDPRSLSDNQTTSLHVDRSGNLFVGTWNGLSKLRSPKAFTVYPADHDAPGLHLSHPRVNAIHEARDGALWVGLYGEVGSAGSSGRHTLALRRTPGSRQPQQQ